A genomic region of Desulfosarcina ovata subsp. ovata contains the following coding sequences:
- a CDS encoding DUF2780 domain-containing protein, with amino-acid sequence MSKVITMIGLMAMMGCILNVVAAPVYAADLSLASTLVEKLGVTTEQAEGGAGSIFNVVSNRLSADDFSKVTDALPEVSSLLSSSSSDSSSSSSGSSSSALGGLTSLMGKSSSTSNLTSVASLASTFSDFGLGSDMVSKFSSVILEYAESKGGSEIASLIGSVLK; translated from the coding sequence ATGAGCAAGGTTATTACAATGATTGGATTGATGGCGATGATGGGTTGCATACTGAATGTTGTGGCAGCACCCGTTTATGCGGCCGACTTGAGCCTGGCCAGTACGTTGGTTGAAAAACTGGGCGTTACCACCGAACAGGCCGAGGGCGGTGCCGGATCAATTTTTAATGTCGTCTCCAACCGTTTGAGCGCCGACGATTTCTCCAAAGTCACCGATGCGCTACCCGAAGTATCATCCCTGCTGTCGAGCAGTTCATCCGATAGTTCGAGCTCGTCGAGCGGTTCGAGTTCCAGCGCCCTGGGCGGACTGACCTCGCTAATGGGCAAGAGCAGCAGCACCAGCAACCTGACATCCGTTGCCAGTCTGGCATCCACCTTCTCCGATTTTGGGCTCGGCAGCGATATGGTCAGCAAGTTCTCGTCCGTTATCCTGGAATATGCCGAATCCAAGGGCGGCAGCGAGATCGCCAGCCTGATCGGTTCCGTCCTCAAATAG
- a CDS encoding YfbK domain-containing protein, with protein sequence MTEKEKKPVHHFSAAVAGFGMLLRDSRFKGDLTWEGVRILAAGAKGADEDGDRAEMIRMVRTCQMLAK encoded by the coding sequence ATAACCGAAAAGGAGAAAAAGCCTGTTCACCATTTCTCCGCCGCCGTGGCCGGATTCGGCATGCTGCTGCGCGATTCCCGGTTCAAGGGCGATCTCACCTGGGAGGGTGTGAGAATACTGGCGGCCGGGGCAAAGGGCGCGGACGAAGACGGAGACCGGGCGGAAATGATCCGCATGGTGAGGACGTGCCAAATGCTGGCAAAATAG